In bacterium, the DNA window CGCCGTCTAAAGCTGAATAAGATAACGTTGCAATAAGCAAAATTGATGTTATCAATACAAATATCTTTTTCATCAGAGTCTCCTCATAATAATCATTTTTTCATTTTTATGACTTTTCTGGCTCCCTTACATATGTTTTCAGGAGTCATATTATATTCTTTCAAGAGCGACGCCGGCTCACCGGATTGCCCAAAACAATCCCGCGTTCCTATTCTATAGACAGGCAGCGGATGGTTTTCGCTCAAAAATTCACATACAGCCCCGCCCAAACCTCCAATAATACTATGTTCCTCGGCCGTCACCATACAACCGGTTTTCCGGGCATATTTCATTATTATTTCAGTATCAACAGGTTTTATCGTATGCATATCTATTACCGAAGCTTTCACTCCATCTTTTTGCAGGATATCCGCAGCTTTTAAAGCGGCATCCACCATTATCCCGCAGGCAATAATACTTACATCGTCTCCGTCTCTTAACACTTCAGCTTTACCTACCCTGAACTTGTGTTTTGGATCGGTAATCATAGGGACTTTTTCCCGTCCAAGCCTTATATAAAAAGGTCCGGGCGCGGCAGCCGCCGCCAACACCGCATTATGACTTTCATTAGCGTCACACGGAACTATAACCTTCATATTAGGGATGGCTCTCATTATCGCAATATCTTCAAGGCTTTGATGGGAAGAGCCATCCGCGCCTACGGATATTCCTCCGTGCGATGCCACAATTTTGACATTAAGATTCGAATAAGCCACCGTATTTCTTATCTGTTCCCACGGCCTTCCGGTAGCAAACAGGGCAAAACTGCTGGCAAAAACAATCTTTCCGCAGGTTGAAAGCCCCGCAGCAACATTAATAAGATTTTGCTCGGCTATTCCGATATTTAAAAATCTATCAGGAAAATGCTTCCTGAATTTCGCGGTTTTTGTCGAAGCAGATAAATCAGCGTCCAAAACAACAATATTTTTATTGTTTTTGCCTATTTCTACAAGCGCTTCCCCATACGCATCCCTGGTTGCTTTTAACTCAGTCATCAATAACTCCTGAACAATTATGGGTTCATTTTATCCAATACTTCTTTAAGTTTAACCGAAGCGTCCTTGCCTTCTTCTTCTGTAGGTGCCTTTCCATGAAAACCAACAACATTCTCCATAAAATAGACACCTTTTCCTTTTACCGTTTTCGCAATTATAGCTGAAGGTTTACCGTCGTTTGAGGACCGAGCCCATTCCCAGGCGTCAAAAATCTCATTAAAATTATGTCCATCAATAGGCCTTGTCTTCCATCCGAAAGCCCGGAATTTATCTTCTATCGGGTAAGGACTCATCACTTCTTCCAGCCTGCCGTCAATCTGAAGTCCGTTATTATCAACCGCAATCATCAAATTGTCCAATTTATAATGGGCCGCTGCCATAGCCGCTTCCCAAACCTGGCCTTCCTGTAATTCTCCGTCTCCTAAAAGAGCGTAAACCCCGTAATCCTTTTTGTCCAATTTGCCGGCGATAGCCATCCCGACAGCCACGGATAAACCCTGCCCCAATGACCCTGTAGATATATCTATCCCGGGGACTTTTCTCATATCAGGATGCCCCTGTAAAATGGATCCAATCCGGCGCAGCGTGGATAATTCCTTTTTAGGGAAAAACCCGATATCGCTTAAGATACTGTATATGGCGGGAGCGGCGTGCCCCTTGGACAGTATAAATCTGTCTCTGTCCTCCCACCCGGGATTTTCAGGTCTTATATTCATCACACAGTAATATAATACGGCAATCAAGTCCACCGCGGACAATGAACCGCCCGGATGACCTGAGCCCGCTTTTGTTATCATTTCCACAATACTGAGCCTGAGTTCCGCCGTTTTCCGCTTTAAAAAACTTTCATCGAATTTCACGTTACAAACCTTTCTAATGCTGTTTTATCTTTTCTTCAAACCATTTTATGGTTTTCATCAGCCCTTCCTCAAGGATTATCAGCGGTTTCCAACCCAATTCCTGCGCCGCTTTCGAAATATCAGGCCTTCGCACTTTCGGATCATCCACAGGTAATTCTTTTTTGACAACGGCACTTGCCGACCCGGTTAATTCAATAACCTTACGGGCAAAATCCATAACTGTCATCTCATCAGGATTGCCGAGATTGACAGGATCGTTCAGAGTCGAACTGGCAAGAAGAAATACACCGTGAATCAAATCCGAAACATAGCAAAAACTTCTTGTCTGCCTGCCGCTTCCGAAAACTGTCAGCGGGCTGTTCTGTAAAGCCTGGCAGATAAAAGCCGGGACCACTCTTCCGTCGTTAATTCTCATCCTTGGCCCGTAGGTATTGAATATCCTGACAATTTTGGTATCGACACTATGCGTTCTGTGATAAGCCATGACCATCGCCTCGCCAAAACGCTTTGCTTCATCATACACGCCTCTGGGGCCTATCGGATTGACATTACCCCAGTAAGTTTCGGGCTGGGGGTTAACAAGCGGGTCACCGTAAATTTCAGAAGTAGAGGCAAGCACATAACGCGCTTTTTTATCTTTCGCCAAACCAAGCGTTTTATGAGTTCCCAAAGAGCCGACTTTCAATGTCTGGATAGGAAACTCCACATAATCAATCGGAGAAGCGGGGGATGCGAAATGAAAAACAAAATCTATTTCGCCTTTTATCGAAATCTCCTGTGTGACATCCTGTTCTATTAACTTAAAATTCTTCTCTTGCCCGAGATGTTCTATGTTGTTCCTGGAGCCCGTAATAAAATTATCTATACAAATCACTTCATGATTCTCTTTTATAAGATAATCACAAAGGTGGGAACCGAGAAAACCGGCTCCTCCAGTAACAACCGAACGGACCATAATAAGAACTCCGGAAATCCAATCTATAAATTACAATATTTAAAATACAAGCAAAAGAATATACATTATATTTTCATCATGCCGCAATTATCAACAAAAAATTATTTTTATGCATCAATAACCTCGAATACCTGCTCCGGCGCGTGCATAATATATCTGGCCCCCGCCGCAATAAGTTTTTCAGCCGCTTTTTCAGGTTGGTTCAGGGCATAGACGCAACCTACGGGGATAACTTCATATTTTCTGCAATTAACCGCTGATATCATATCATCCGTAGTATCGCCGAAATAATAAATTTTGCCCGAACAGCTGCTTTTGCTGATAACTTTTTCAATAATATGGGGATTCGGCTTGGACAGCCCCTGCTTACCGAGACTTTTCTCATCTTTTCCTACGTCGTCGTCGTTTATCACCACAGAAAAATATTTGCCTATCGAGAACCTTTTCATAACCATACCGCACTCATACGCGTCCCTGCCGGTTGCGACAGAGAGGGCAAGAACTTTCCGCAGCTGATCCAGGAGAGCAGATGTAAACAGCAATTTCTCTTTTATAAAAAATCCTTCCTGCCTGTTAAATTCAGGTTCAAGTCCAAAACGCTGCCTGAATTTCTCCGCGCCGAAATAATACTCCTGAAAAATCCTTTTTATAACATTGCCGCCGCATACATCGCCCGAATACTTTACTCCCGGAGGCACCCCTCCCAGCACTTTTTCAACCGCTGGAAATCCGCCGCCGTTCATCTTAACAGACTTCAGAAACTCATCCAGTCCGGACTTAATGTCATTCCTGCTTACTGAAACGACGTAACTGATGATTGAGGCCGTAAGGTCCCAATCGTTATTAAATCCGCCGCACTCCTTAAAAGAGCTGACAACCGCGTCATTAACGGTAAAAGGTATGCGGAAATCCAACTTTAAATATTCCGTCAAATAAGTAAGGGTTGTCTGGACTATGGCTTTCCTGTACGATTCTCTCACATCAACCAGAACACCGTCTATATCAAAAATTCCCAAACCGGCTTTCAAAGGGTTACCTCAATCTTTGCCGGGACAGAACCGAATTGTACGCTGTTATCTGATATTTCAACAGGTTTCCCGTTTAGTGACGCTTTGACTGCCCTGAATCCGGCAGGAAGCAGAATCAAAAATCCTTTTGGAGGCCTGGCATCCCCGCTGAATTCAAACACTATCTTATTCTGCCTCTTTTCCGCAGAATAACTTATTTTCCCGTACATAGTCGAAAGACTTGAAACTCTTATTCCTTTATCAAACCATTCCGGCAGAATCCCGGATCCTGTAATCAGCATTTCTCCTTTTTCATACACCAGCATTGTTCTTACGGCGCTTATGTAACCGGAGCCTACCCATGTATGCGGCATATCTCCGATATATGAAGGCGCTCTGGGGTCTGCGTGCACTACTTCGGCGAAATGGTTCCACGCAAAAGGCCTGACTGAATCCGTAATAAAATATTTTAGCATATTGACCGCTCTTTCTCTATCATTCATTCTCAGAAAGGCGTCCGCAGATCTTACTTCGTACGGGGTAAAAGTGGCCGCTCCTCCCGGTAACAGTCTTTTACTGAAATCCTCATAATATTTATCGAAGGTATATCGCAGCGGTTCCTTCGGCAATAAATCCTCTTCACCGCATGCCATAACAGCTATGGCT includes these proteins:
- a CDS encoding transketolase family protein; translation: MTELKATRDAYGEALVEIGKNNKNIVVLDADLSASTKTAKFRKHFPDRFLNIGIAEQNLINVAAGLSTCGKIVFASSFALFATGRPWEQIRNTVAYSNLNVKIVASHGGISVGADGSSHQSLEDIAIMRAIPNMKVIVPCDANESHNAVLAAAAAPGPFYIRLGREKVPMITDPKHKFRVGKAEVLRDGDDVSIIACGIMVDAALKAADILQKDGVKASVIDMHTIKPVDTEIIMKYARKTGCMVTAEEHSIIGGLGGAVCEFLSENHPLPVYRIGTRDCFGQSGEPASLLKEYNMTPENICKGARKVIKMKK
- a CDS encoding transketolase, encoding MITKAGSGHPGGSLSAVDLIAVLYYCVMNIRPENPGWEDRDRFILSKGHAAPAIYSILSDIGFFPKKELSTLRRIGSILQGHPDMRKVPGIDISTGSLGQGLSVAVGMAIAGKLDKKDYGVYALLGDGELQEGQVWEAAMAAAHYKLDNLMIAVDNNGLQIDGRLEEVMSPYPIEDKFRAFGWKTRPIDGHNFNEIFDAWEWARSSNDGKPSAIIAKTVKGKGVYFMENVVGFHGKAPTEEEGKDASVKLKEVLDKMNP
- a CDS encoding SDR family oxidoreductase, with the translated sequence MVRSVVTGGAGFLGSHLCDYLIKENHEVICIDNFITGSRNNIEHLGQEKNFKLIEQDVTQEISIKGEIDFVFHFASPASPIDYVEFPIQTLKVGSLGTHKTLGLAKDKKARYVLASTSEIYGDPLVNPQPETYWGNVNPIGPRGVYDEAKRFGEAMVMAYHRTHSVDTKIVRIFNTYGPRMRINDGRVVPAFICQALQNSPLTVFGSGRQTRSFCYVSDLIHGVFLLASSTLNDPVNLGNPDEMTVMDFARKVIELTGSASAVVKKELPVDDPKVRRPDISKAAQELGWKPLIILEEGLMKTIKWFEEKIKQH
- a CDS encoding HAD hydrolase-like protein, giving the protein MKAGLGIFDIDGVLVDVRESYRKAIVQTTLTYLTEYLKLDFRIPFTVNDAVVSSFKECGGFNNDWDLTASIISYVVSVSRNDIKSGLDEFLKSVKMNGGGFPAVEKVLGGVPPGVKYSGDVCGGNVIKRIFQEYYFGAEKFRQRFGLEPEFNRQEGFFIKEKLLFTSALLDQLRKVLALSVATGRDAYECGMVMKRFSIGKYFSVVINDDDVGKDEKSLGKQGLSKPNPHIIEKVISKSSCSGKIYYFGDTTDDMISAVNCRKYEVIPVGCVYALNQPEKAAEKLIAAGARYIMHAPEQVFEVIDA